Genomic DNA from uncultured Desulfuromusa sp.:
GCTGTGGTGCCATGCTCATGGCCCCTATCGCCAGTGCGCTGATTATTAAATACGGCATTCTGGCCTGTTTTCAGATCCTCGGATCAGTATTCTTTGTTGTCATTGCTCTAGCCCTTACAGTGACCAAAAGAGCCCCTGCCAATTACGCTCCTGCGGGCTGGAGCCCAGCAGAAACGGTAACAACGACTACAGGCTCAAAAAATAGCAAATGGACACAGATGATCAGCCAGGGAATCTGGTGGGTTATTTTGATCATGCTCTACTGTGGAGCAATGTCAGGACTTATGGTTGTTGCACACGCTTCTCCCATCGGCCAGTTAATGTTTAATCTGACCCCAATGAAAGCCGCATTTTTTGTTAGCGTTATCACCCTGGCAAATGCAATCGGCCGAATTGGTTTCGGAGCTCTTTCTGATAAGATTGGCCGCTCTAATACGATTATGCTGATGTACGTTGTTTCAGCTCTTTCTATGCTCAACTTGACCTTTACCAGCTCTGTGGCCGGATTTGTTGCCTCAGGTGTTGGTGTCGGAGCTGTTTTTGGTGGTTTTTTGTGCCTGATACCGCCAATTATCGGCGAACGCTATGGCATGAAAAACTTTGGTGTTAATTACGGCGTCACCTTTATCGGCTTCAGCCTGGCAGCACTTTCAGGTCCGTTATTGGCGGCGAAAGTTCGCGTAGCTACCGGTGACTACGAGCAGGCCTTCTGGATCGCTCTGGGTGTTAACGTTGTAGGACTTGTCTTCGCACTCATTTACAGAACAATGGATAAAAAAGCACAATAGATGCTCCGTTACGTGTATCAATAGGTTCGTTGAATGCATAACAATCAGGGACCTTTCTGTCGGGGCCAATTCACCTTTTTTAGAAAAGGTCCCTGGCAGATATTTTTTTCGCTGTCGGTACCCGAAAAACGCATCGGGTACCGACAGAATGGATCAACTCTATGTTGAAGAGAATTCGCACGGAAGCTTTAAATCTGATGAATGAAAAAGGCATAAATTTTACGATTG
This window encodes:
- a CDS encoding OFA family MFS transporter, producing the protein MTDQNYNRWLILAAAVIINLCIGTLYAWSVFAKPLGALFTWAPPALALAFTINHGLSPVAMIGGGFIQDKLGSKTTIIIGGLMFTAGLILTGFISEGSSIGKLYLTYSTLAGIGGGVVYMGTLANTVKFFPDKRGLAAGICAAGYGCGAMLMAPIASALIIKYGILACFQILGSVFFVVIALALTVTKRAPANYAPAGWSPAETVTTTTGSKNSKWTQMISQGIWWVILIMLYCGAMSGLMVVAHASPIGQLMFNLTPMKAAFFVSVITLANAIGRIGFGALSDKIGRSNTIMLMYVVSALSMLNLTFTSSVAGFVASGVGVGAVFGGFLCLIPPIIGERYGMKNFGVNYGVTFIGFSLAALSGPLLAAKVRVATGDYEQAFWIALGVNVVGLVFALIYRTMDKKAQ